ATGCCGGTTAGATGTCCGGTTATTTTGTAGTTTATTGATAAGTTAATAAGCATTATGAGAATGCAAGAAAAAGAAAGGCTTAATTTTCATTAATAGTTGCTCTCCTCTCGGAAATGCAGTATACTGTGATTAAAAGGAGAGCACCATGGATAAATCAATATTTCAAAATTTATTGGCCATTATTGATGATCTAACACCTGAACAGAAAGAAGAAATCAAGAAAGCAATTGATGAAATTGATTCGTTTAAGAAAGTAGTGTCTATAATAGATAGTCGTATCTTGTCAGATCTTAAATGTATATATTGTAAATCAATAAAAGTTAAAAAATGGGGAATACAGTCTGGATTACAAAGATTTATGTGTATGGATTGTAATCGTACATTCAATTCGCTTACAGG
This genomic interval from Desulfovermiculus halophilus DSM 18834 contains the following:
- a CDS encoding IS1/IS1595 family N-terminal zinc-binding domain-containing protein; the encoded protein is MDKSIFQNLLAIIDDLTPEQKEEIKKAIDEIDSFKKVVSIIDSRILSDLKCIYCKSIKVKKWGIQSGLQRFMCMDCNRTFNSLTGTSLAHLRKKEQWLNMAIALKESISIKKTAERCTV